CAAGCGCTGGCGCACGGGATCCCACGTCGCGCCCGACCAGTTCGCGCCGCCGGCGGTGAAGGGGTAGAGGATCGAGCCGCGCGTACTCGGGGGCGTGAAGAGGCCGTCGTTGCGCAGCTCCGCGAGGCGCTCGCGGCACGCCTTCGCGTGCGCCGGCGTGGGCGCGTACACGTCGCTCGACCGTAACGACTGCGGCACGAGCGCCGGCGGCGCGCTCGGAATCGGCTGCGTCTTCGACGCGCGCTCACCCGGGAGATCGCTCGCGGGCGCGGGGCGCTCGTGCACGGGAAAGAGCGGCGCACCCGTTTCGCGATCGAGCACGAACACGAACCCGTGCTTCGTGGCCTGCGCGACGGCGTCGATGCGCTTGCCCTCCCGCTCGATCGTCACCAGCACGGGCGGCGCAGCGAGGTCGTAGTCCCAGAGGTCGTGGTGCACGGTCTGGAAGTGCCAGCGGCGCGCACCGGTCGCGGCGTCGAGCGCGACCACCGAGTCGCTGTAGAGGTTGTCGCCGAGGCGGTCGCCGCCGTAGAAGTCGGGGCTCGGCGTGCTCACGGGCAGGAACACGAGGCCGCGCGCGAGGTCGGCGGTGATCGTGGACCACACGTTCACCGCACCTGTTAGGCGCGTGCCGTTCTCCCAGGTCTCGCGGCCGGGCTCGCCCGCGCGCGGGACGGTGTGGAACGTCCAGCGCACGGCGCCGGTGCGCGTGTCGAACGCGCGCACGTGCCCCGGAGGCGCGTCGGGCCGCAGCGTGTCGGCGATCGAGCTGCCGACCACAATGAGATCCCCAACGACCGTGCCCGGCGAGGTGACGTTGTACTCCCACTCGTCGTACACGGGCGCAACCCCGTCGAGCAGGTTGACCTCGCCGCGCCTTCCGAAGTCCGCGCACGGCTTCCCGGTCGCGGCGTCGAGCGCGATCAAGCGCGCGTCGAGCGTCGCCACGAACACGCGCGCTGCGCACTCGCCGCTCGCGCGCGCGTCGCGCCAGTAGGCGACGCCGCGGTTGATCCACATGTTCGCGTAGGCGCGCCCGCGCTCGAGCTCGGGATCGAACGTCCACAGCTCGCGGCCGGTCTCGGGATCGAGCGCGATCACGCGGTTGCGCGGCGTCGTGAAGAACATCCGCCCGTCGACCACGATCGGAGTCGACTCGAACGCGCTGCCGCGATTCACGCGCAGCGGAAACGCGCCCTCGAAGAAGTCGCCATGCCGGTAGCTCCATGCCACGCGCAGCTCGCCCACGTTGTCGCGCGTGATGTCCGCGAGCGGCGAGTAGCGCCCGCCGCCCGGCGCGCCCTCCGTGTAGGGCCAGTCGGCTATAGGCGGTGGCTCCGCGACGGCATCGCCACGGAGCAGCGCGAAGGTGATTAGGGTCGCGACGAGCAGCCGGTGCTTCACGGCAGGTCTCCATGCAGGGCGCGGCTGACGAACAGGGCGACGCCGTCCTCGATCAGCGCCTCGTCGGCGAAGCGCGGATCCGGAATCGGGTCCCAGTGGCGGTGGATCGCCCACTGCGCGGCGATCTCGAGCGTGATGCGCGCGCTGATCGTGGGGTCTGCGATCGGCGCGAGCTGCTTCGCGGCGACGCGCGCACGGATGTAGCGCTCGAGCAGCGCCA
This genomic window from Deltaproteobacteria bacterium contains:
- a CDS encoding pyrroloquinoline quinone-dependent dehydrogenase; protein product: MKHRLLVATLITFALLRGDAVAEPPPIADWPYTEGAPGGGRYSPLADITRDNVGELRVAWSYRHGDFFEGAFPLRVNRGSAFESTPIVVDGRMFFTTPRNRVIALDPETGRELWTFDPELERGRAYANMWINRGVAYWRDARASGECAARVFVATLDARLIALDAATGKPCADFGRRGEVNLLDGVAPVYDEWEYNVTSPGTVVGDLIVVGSSIADTLRPDAPPGHVRAFDTRTGAVRWTFHTVPRAGEPGRETWENGTRLTGAVNVWSTITADLARGLVFLPVSTPSPDFYGGDRLGDNLYSDSVVALDAATGARRWHFQTVHHDLWDYDLAAPPVLVTIEREGKRIDAVAQATKHGFVFVLDRETGAPLFPVHERPAPASDLPGERASKTQPIPSAPPALVPQSLRSSDVYAPTPAHAKACRERLAELRNDGLFTPPSTRGSILYPFTAGGANWSGATWDPVRQRLFVPVNNLVHVIRLDEVAERATGGGADVKPLRGVTLRNAWWLLTGRGVGERYQLSQINGRTLLLNDGVPCNKPPWSEVVAVDLARGDIAWRAPTAVGAVDAARASFGPALATASGLVFHGGTKQPLLRVHDAASGERIATFDLPAGLHAGPITYKLRANAKQFLVVAPGGHIGVDSPLGDHVIAYTLP